A section of the Diabrotica virgifera virgifera chromosome 8, PGI_DIABVI_V3a genome encodes:
- the LOC126889565 gene encoding uncharacterized protein LOC126889565 has protein sequence MDKWLSSVKRPCAQSNVPPSSSQELNCAVIQDDVKNSLPSSSTSEPDCADKDRSNPQHVALIDFQVTCLHSPILDISAFLYLNLSSEDFPNFKEFLEFYHSELSSVLTDLGSDVNKLFPKHVMQEHLKKFLHYGFCLTVAFLEIFYVDNEDVPPLIDEETNEIMGGLKDLKLKSRDEYVRRLVSIVDSFFNSGYV, from the exons ATGGATAAGTGGCTTAGTAGTGTAAAAAGACCTTGTGCTCAAAGTAATGTACCACCAAGTTCATCTCAAGAATTAAATTGTGCAGTGATTCAAGATGATGTTAAAAATTCTTTACCATCGAGTTCCACTTCAGAGCCAGATTGTGCG GATAAAGATAGAAGTAACCCCCAACATGTAGCTCTGATTGATTTCCAAGTAACGTGTCTTCATTCACCAATATTAGATATCTCAGCCTTTCTTTATTTAAATCTATCAAGTGAAGACTTTCCAAACTTCAaagaatttttagaattttatcaCAGCGAACTATCGTCGGTTTTAACAGATCTAGGCAGCGACGTAAATAAATTGTTTCCAAAGCATGTTATGcaagaacatttaaaaaaatttcttcattaTGGATTTTGTTTAACAGTGGCGTTCCTGGAAATCTTCTACGTTGATAATGAAGATGTGCCCCCTTTGATTGATGAGGAGACCAATGAGATAATGGGAGGTCTGAAAGACCTTAAGTTAAAGTCAAGGGATGAATACGTGAGACGTCTTGTTTCTATAGTGGATAGTTTCTTTAATAGTGGATATGTATAA
- the LOC126889493 gene encoding uncharacterized protein LOC126889493 produces MQYILTEEVKSWIQQSVGTENCIITIENTTQKLKGYAGEFIFAKVELQSSEGMVTDDKTLFIALKRNNQNPLVQKRISVMHEFCRREVYFYGTVIQAYQKFYKNKILQGDLCIVPKCHEAFLEGENNVVVLENLKRKGYVLHQTEKPLNSNQIKLCLQSYAKLHALGFAMRDQNPEQFKMISEELHPLISQKNH; encoded by the coding sequence ATGCAATACATTCTTACAGAGGAAGTAAAGTCTTGGATACAACAATCCGTAGGTACTGAAAATTGTATCATCACCATAGAAAACACGACCCAGAAATTGAAAGGTTACGCTGGAgaatttatttttgcaaaagttgaACTTCAGTCCAGTGAAGGTATGGTTACAGACGATAAAACTCTATTTATAGCCCTAAAACGCAACAATCAGAATCCGTTAGTCCAAAAACGAATTTCTGTAATGCACGAATTCTGTAGGAGGGAAGTATACTTTTATGGTACCGTCATTCAAGCATatcaaaagttttacaaaaataaaattctgCAAGGTGACCTTTGTATAGTTCCAAAGTGCCACGAAGCCTTTTTGGAGGGCGAGAATAACGTTGTGGTCTTAGAAAATCTTAAAAGGAAAGGTTACGTGCTGCACCAAACAGAAAAACCGCTGAACTCTAATCAAATCAAATTGTGTTTACAATCTTACGCTAAACTACACGCTTTAGGATTTGCAATGAGAGATCAAAATCCAGAACAATTTAAAATGATTTCTGAAGAATTGCATCCTTTGATAAGTCAGAAAAATCACTGA